In the Passer domesticus isolate bPasDom1 chromosome 4, bPasDom1.hap1, whole genome shotgun sequence genome, one interval contains:
- the DUSP4 gene encoding dual specificity protein phosphatase 4, producing the protein MVATEGLREMEGSALRRLVGRDEAGAGGAARCLVLDCRPFLAHSAGHIRGALNVRCNTIVRRRAKGAVSLEQILPAEGEVRARLRAGLYAAVVVYDERSPRAEALREDSTVALVVRALRRDTARADIRLLAGGYERFSSEYPEFCAKTKSLSNVSPPTSAEPLDLGCSSCGTPFHDQGGPVEILPFLYLGSAYHAARRDMLDALGITALLNVSSDCPNHFEGHYQYKCIPVEDNHKADISSWFMEAIEYIDSVKECCGRVLVHCQAGISRSATICLAYLMMKKRVKLEEAFEFVKQRRSIISPNFSFMGQLLQFESQVLATSYAVEAVSPSGTLRERGKATSTPTSQFVFSFPVSVGVHATPSSLPYLHSPITTSPSC; encoded by the exons ATGGTGGCCACCGAGGGGCTGCGCGAGATGGAGGGCAGCGCGCTGCGCCGGCTCGTGGGCCGCGACGAggccggggccggcggcgccGCGCGGTGCCTGGTGCTGGACTGCCGCCCCTTCCTGGCGCACAGCGCCGGGCACATCCGCGGGGCGCTCAACGTGCGCTGCAACACGATCGTGCGGCGGCGGGCCAAGGGCGCCGTGAGCCTGGAGCAGATCCTGCCGGCCGAGGGCGAGGTGCGCGCGCGGCTGCGGGCCGGGCTCTACGCCGCCGTCGTGGTGTACGACGAGCGCAGCCCGCGCGCCGAGGCCCTGCGCGAGGACAGCACCGTGGCGCTCGTGGTGCGCGCGCTCCGGCGCGACACGGCGCGCGCCGACATCCGCCTGCTGGCAG GGGGCTATGAGCGCTTCTCCTCGGAGTACCCCGAGTTCTGTGCAAAAACCAAGTCCCTGAGCAATGTGTCACCCCCCACCAGCGCTGAGCCCCTGGATCTGGGCTGCAGTTCCTGTGGGACCCCCTTCCATGACCAG GGTGGGCCCGTGGAGATCCTTCCCTTCCTCTACCTTGGCAGCGCCTACCATGCAGCCCGGCGGGACATGCTCGACGCGCTGGGCATCACAGCGCTGCTGAACGTCTCCTCAGACTGCCCCAACCACTTCGAGGGGCACTACCAGTACAAGTGTATCCCTGTGGAGGATAACCACAAAGCTGACATCAGCTCCTGGTTCATGGAGGCAATCGAGTACATTG ACTCAGTGAAGGAGTGCTGTGGCCGTGTCCTGGtgcactgccaggctggcatCTCCCGCTCAGCCACCATCTGCTTGGCGTACCTGATGATGAAGAAGCGCGTCAAGCTAGAGGAGGCCTTCGAGTTTGTCAAGCAGCGCCGCAGCATCATCTCCCCCAACTTCAGCTTCatggggcagctgctgcagttcGAGTCGCAGGTGTTGGCCACTTCATACGCAGTGGAGGCCGTCAGCCCCTCGGGGACGCTGCGGGAGCGGGGCAAGGCCACCTCCACCCCCACCTCGCAGTTCGTCTTCAGCTTCCCGGTGTCTGTCGGTGTCCATGCCACCCCCAGCAGCCTCCCCTACCTGCACAGCCCCATCACCACGTCGCCCAGCTGTTAG